One genomic region from Kineobactrum salinum encodes:
- a CDS encoding transporter substrate-binding domain-containing protein: MSRLRRSLPRYGGLTPSRPLADVLQKPGANAAAMMPCPQTDIAALGGAPGNAAEPQNTVPQCGNVPHIAAVAGGYNSARGRDQFLLIFTLFVAVLLAGCSDYPRDVQQTLDSIGQEELLQVGVIENPPWVIRGESGPEGLEPEIVRKLAHALNAEVRWHWGATAEVMQALEQYQVALVIGGLTTGPHLPKTVAATKPYFTTRYTVGFPASREPPASLEGEEVAVRTLSPAHKPLQDQNAVPLSMEHPERSGLPLAGPDFKLLALGYRPGDWQLLTQKQVMAVAKGENAWMGTLQRHLNGLTGLDQRLRQLEDAP; encoded by the coding sequence CGCCGCGATGATGCCCTGTCCGCAGACTGATATAGCGGCATTGGGCGGAGCGCCCGGCAATGCCGCCGAACCCCAGAACACCGTTCCACAGTGTGGGAACGTCCCGCACATTGCAGCGGTTGCTGGAGGATACAATTCGGCGCGTGGCAGGGACCAGTTCCTCCTGATCTTCACCCTATTCGTTGCTGTCCTGTTGGCGGGCTGTAGCGACTACCCCAGAGACGTTCAGCAGACACTCGACAGCATCGGCCAGGAGGAATTACTGCAGGTCGGCGTGATCGAGAACCCGCCGTGGGTCATTCGCGGGGAATCCGGCCCCGAAGGCCTGGAGCCGGAAATCGTGCGCAAGCTGGCCCACGCACTCAATGCCGAGGTGCGCTGGCACTGGGGCGCTACCGCGGAAGTGATGCAGGCACTTGAACAGTATCAGGTTGCGCTGGTAATCGGGGGCCTGACTACTGGCCCGCACCTGCCGAAGACCGTCGCGGCCACCAAACCCTATTTCACTACACGCTATACCGTGGGCTTCCCGGCGTCCCGGGAACCGCCGGCGAGCCTGGAGGGAGAGGAGGTCGCGGTTCGCACTCTCAGCCCCGCCCACAAGCCTCTGCAAGATCAGAATGCAGTACCCCTGTCGATGGAGCACCCGGAAAGATCCGGGCTGCCACTGGCGGGCCCCGACTTCAAACTGCTGGCCCTGGGGTACAGACCGGGGGACTGGCAATTGCTGACGCAAAAACAGGTTATGGCCGTCGCCAAGGGTGAAAATGCCTGGATGGGCACACTACAACGCCACCTGAATGGGCTCACGGGACTGGATCAGCGACTGCGTCAACTTGAGGATGCACCATGA
- the arsB gene encoding ACR3 family arsenite efflux transporter, with protein sequence MADTPTAQIAASPLSRFERYLSLWVFLCIVAGLALANLFPGVFQLLAGFEYGSVNFVVAVLIWFMVYPMMVSVDFTSLKHIHERPKGLVITLVVNWLIKPFTMAALGVLFFEFVFAGLIDPANAGQYIAGMILLGAAPCTAMVFVWSQLVRGDATYTLVQVSLNDVIMIFAFAPIVALLLGVTDISVPWETLLLSVVLYVVVPLAAGVLTRMRLTRKAGPGLQGEAEVSRFVSRIKPLSVLGLLATVVLLFGFQGQIILDQPLLIALIAIPLLIQSYGIFAIAYAAACLWRVPFNIAAPCALIGTSNFFELAVAVAIGLFGLNSGAALVTVVGVLVEVPVMLSLVAVANRTSHWFPVAETASKPGVDQKHS encoded by the coding sequence ATGGCTGATACCCCAACAGCACAAATCGCAGCGTCCCCGCTCAGCCGCTTTGAGCGCTACCTGTCGCTGTGGGTATTCCTGTGTATTGTCGCCGGCCTTGCCCTGGCCAATCTGTTCCCGGGTGTGTTCCAGCTCTTGGCCGGGTTCGAGTACGGCTCGGTCAATTTTGTCGTGGCGGTACTGATCTGGTTCATGGTGTATCCGATGATGGTGTCGGTGGATTTCACCAGCCTCAAGCATATTCACGAACGCCCCAAGGGCCTTGTGATCACCCTCGTGGTCAATTGGCTGATCAAGCCATTTACCATGGCGGCACTGGGGGTGTTGTTCTTTGAGTTTGTGTTCGCCGGTCTGATCGATCCAGCCAATGCCGGTCAGTACATCGCCGGCATGATCCTGTTGGGCGCCGCTCCCTGTACCGCAATGGTCTTTGTCTGGTCGCAGCTGGTTCGGGGAGACGCTACCTACACCCTGGTTCAGGTCTCCCTCAACGATGTCATCATGATCTTTGCGTTCGCCCCCATCGTAGCGCTGCTATTGGGTGTGACCGACATCAGCGTACCGTGGGAAACCCTGCTGCTGTCGGTTGTGCTCTATGTGGTTGTGCCGTTGGCGGCAGGCGTCCTGACGCGAATGCGGTTGACCCGCAAGGCCGGCCCCGGCCTGCAGGGGGAAGCTGAAGTGTCGCGTTTTGTCTCGCGAATAAAACCGCTCTCAGTGCTCGGCCTGCTGGCCACGGTGGTGTTGTTGTTCGGGTTTCAGGGGCAGATCATTCTGGATCAGCCGCTACTGATCGCGCTGATTGCCATACCGCTGTTGATTCAGTCCTACGGCATCTTCGCCATCGCCTATGCTGCCGCCTGTCTGTGGCGTGTCCCATTCAATATAGCCGCTCCCTGCGCGCTGATCGGCACCTCCAACTTCTTCGAACTGGCGGTAGCCGTGGCCATCGGCCTGTTCGGGCTCAATTCCGGCGCGGCGCTGGTTACCGTGGTCGGCGTGCTGGTTGAAGTGCCGGTGATGCTGTCCCTGGTAGCCGTTGCCAACAGGACCAGTCACTGGTTTCCCGTTGCTGAAACAGCTTCCAAACCGGGTGTTGATCAGAAGCACAGTTGA
- a CDS encoding cation transporter — MITRAPHSLPPGKEADLHKLVQLTWINLAFRVSIVIVLFLVMGSSQAMRAAWLEDILTLLPPVAFLVSMHYRDRGPGADYPYGHQRVTIVAFLCSSVVLTLLGVFLIIDSSIHLLKAEHTTIGAIELFGHTVWMGWLMVAGLMYSVIPPLIIGRIQEKWAERVHEKTVHVDAKVSKADWMTGLAGVVGVLGVGMGLWWMDAAAALVIGLDVARDGFKNLAEATGDVLDRRPKSMVTGKASGMEEKLEAELAKLPWVKRAGVRLREEGHVLCGEAFVVPHSEANLTRHLWEAGQLLQEKDWRVLEVVVTSVDSLEEGGRKYYGHSP, encoded by the coding sequence ATGATCACCAGGGCACCTCACAGTCTGCCTCCCGGCAAGGAGGCCGACCTGCACAAACTGGTGCAACTCACCTGGATCAACCTCGCATTCCGGGTATCGATAGTGATAGTCCTGTTCCTGGTGATGGGCAGCAGCCAGGCCATGCGCGCGGCCTGGCTGGAGGATATTCTTACGCTGCTGCCCCCTGTCGCCTTCCTGGTATCGATGCACTACCGGGATCGTGGGCCAGGCGCGGATTACCCCTACGGACACCAGCGGGTGACAATCGTCGCCTTTCTTTGTTCGTCGGTGGTATTGACCCTGCTCGGCGTATTCCTGATCATCGATTCTTCCATTCATCTGCTCAAGGCAGAACACACGACCATCGGTGCGATCGAACTGTTTGGCCATACTGTCTGGATGGGCTGGCTGATGGTAGCAGGCCTGATGTACAGCGTAATTCCGCCGCTGATCATTGGCCGCATACAGGAAAAATGGGCAGAGAGGGTCCACGAGAAAACCGTCCACGTGGATGCCAAGGTGAGCAAGGCGGATTGGATGACAGGCCTCGCGGGCGTGGTTGGCGTGCTGGGCGTGGGTATGGGGCTGTGGTGGATGGATGCCGCCGCCGCTCTGGTGATCGGCCTCGATGTGGCACGGGACGGCTTCAAAAACCTGGCAGAAGCGACCGGCGACGTGCTGGACCGCCGCCCCAAATCGATGGTGACCGGCAAGGCTTCAGGAATGGAGGAAAAACTTGAAGCCGAGCTGGCAAAGCTCCCCTGGGTAAAGCGCGCTGGCGTGCGCCTGCGTGAGGAAGGGCACGTGCTGTGTGGTGAAGCTTTTGTAGTGCCTCATTCCGAGGCCAACCTTACCCGGCACTTGTGGGAAGCCGGCCAGCTTCTGCAGGAAAAGGATTGGCGAGTACTGGAAGTAGTAGTCACCAGTGTCGATTCGCTTGAGGAAGGTGGGCGTAAATACTATGGGCATAGTCCGTAG
- a CDS encoding Crp/Fnr family transcriptional regulator, translating into MPLGKVLYESGDKMRHVYFPIDSIVSLLYVMESGASAEISVVGNEGLVGVSLFMGGESTSSRALVQSGGTGYRLLGQRLVDEFNRHGELMALVLRYTQALITQMAQTAVCNRHHSIDQQLCRWLLLSLDRLPSNHLIMTQELIANMLGVRREGVTDAAGKLQKLGVIEYRRGHIIVLDRPQLERLSCECYAVVKRETDRLLSPLGRTANSL; encoded by the coding sequence ATGCCCCTGGGCAAGGTGCTCTACGAATCCGGCGATAAGATGCGTCATGTGTATTTTCCCATTGACAGTATCGTGTCACTGCTCTACGTGATGGAAAGTGGCGCATCGGCGGAAATCTCCGTGGTGGGCAACGAGGGTCTGGTGGGTGTCTCGCTGTTCATGGGCGGCGAAAGTACCTCCAGTCGTGCGCTTGTCCAGAGCGGCGGTACTGGTTATCGGCTGCTGGGGCAACGCCTTGTCGATGAGTTTAATCGCCATGGCGAGCTGATGGCATTGGTACTGCGTTACACCCAGGCGCTGATTACCCAGATGGCGCAGACTGCGGTGTGCAATCGTCACCACAGCATTGATCAGCAGTTGTGCCGTTGGTTGTTGCTATCCCTGGATCGCTTGCCCTCGAATCATCTGATCATGACGCAGGAGCTCATCGCCAATATGCTCGGCGTGCGCCGCGAAGGGGTGACGGATGCGGCGGGGAAGCTGCAGAAACTCGGTGTTATCGAATACCGCCGCGGCCATATCATCGTGCTGGACCGTCCCCAGCTCGAACGGCTGAGCTGCGAATGTTATGCGGTGGTAAAGCGGGAGACGGATCGCTTGCTGAGCCCCCTTGGGCGAACGGCCAACTCGCTATAG